The genomic DNA GTTCTCCAAGCGAGCCAGCGGGGCTTTCAATCGGCAGCACTTAACCAATCCTCGCCGGAAACCATGGCATCATGAATATTGTGAAGCGCGACGTCACAAGAATCTTGTCGGCCATCCACGATGGAGATCGGCAAGCGGCCAGCGAGTTGTTGCCCTTGGTTTATGAAGAGCTTCGCAAACTGGCGGCCAGCAAGATGAATCAGGAGAAGTCGGGGCAAACGCTGCAGCCGACAGCCCTTGTCCACGAAGCGTTTTTGCGTCTTGTCGGTGGCGAGACGCCGCAGGAATGGGATTCTCGAGGTCACTTCTTTGCCGCGGCAGCCGAGGCGATGCGGCGGATCTTGATCGACAACGCTCGCCGCCGAGGCCGCAACAAACGAGGCGGCGATTATGTCCGACAGGAACTTCACGAAGAGAGTGCATTTGTCGATGCCGACGACGTCGACGATCTGCTGGCTCTCGACGATGCCCTCAACAAACTGGCCTTGGAAGACGCCGACCTGGCCAAGCTGGTCGAGCTGCGTTATTTCACCGGGCTGACGATCGAAGAGACGGCGCAAGTCCTGGGGCAGTCCTCGCGAACCGTCAAACGACACTGGGCCTTCGCCCGCGCCTGGCTGCAACGCGAGATCAATGCGTAGCCGCCGAGATCGCAATTTCTCCCAGCTCCCGCCTGCCTTACTCCCTGCTGCCCCGTAGTTGCGATTTCTCAAAACTGCATAATTGGAAAGTTGCCGCTGGCGACCGCCGTTCTTTAGGTTTCCGATTTGCCAGGTCGAGGGTTTAGTGTCTCGAGGAATTATTGATTACGCGATGATTGTGTCAGCAGGTCTGCTGTACGCGATCGCGCTGAAGTATTTTGTTCTGCCGTCAAAAGTAATCCTGACGGGCAGCGAAGGGATCGCGGCGGCTCTCTCTTATTACTTCGAAAACTACTCGCTGTTCATCGTCTTGTACCTGGTCTTCCAGGCGGCGCTGTTGGCGTTTGCATTCGCTCGCGTCGGCCGCACCTTCGCTCTCCGCTCGCTGATCGTTGTCGGCACGGTCGTCCTGGCGCTCGCCGGATTGCCCGAATTACAATTTGCCTCGCCCGAACCTCAAAACGAGCGGATCATCCTGGTCATCTTCGGCGGCCTGTTAGCCGGCTTCGCCAAAGCGCTGGCGTTCAAAAATCGCGGCTCCACCGGCGACGAAGATATCCTGGGCGCCTACTTTGCGATGAAGTACCTGAAGCCGGTCGGATCGATCGCGATCTTTGCCGCCGTCGGTTCGACAGCCTTTGGCCTCGGGATGGAACTGCTGAAACACGGGCACATCGAATCGGTCGTCAACACGCTGATGTACACCTGCATCTACATCTTCGCGTCCGCCGAGACGCTGAACAATCTGTACCACAAGTTCAAGATCACGATGCTGGTAATCATCACCCGCAATCAAGAGGCGATCGGCGAAGCGATCACCGCCACATCGGCACATCGCACCTACACCGTGCAGCCAGGAATCGGTGGCCACAGCGGCGAATCATTTTGGATGGTACGGACGATCATCACGCAAGAGGAACTTCCGCACCTGGTCGACGCTGTCGAGGAATCCGACCCAAGCAGCTTTCACTACAACTACGATATCGAAGGAATCTCCCGTCGCTACTACATCACGCCGATCAGTTAGCTGCGTGAGCGACGCGACGCATTACGCTGCCAATTTAAGTCCAACGATTCCACCGATGATCAGCCCGATACAGGCGATTCGGACCGCCGTCGCCGGTTCGCCAAACAACAAGATCCCCAGCGATGCCGTCCCAACGGCGCCGATCCCAGTCCAGATCGCGTAACCGGTTCCCAGCGGAATCTCTTTGATCGCATGCGACAGGAAATAGAAGCTGGCGATCATCAGCACGACAGTGATCATGCTGGGCACAAGCCGCGTCCAACCTTCGGTCTGCTTCAATCCGATCGCCCACGCGACCTCCAACAAGCCAGCGATCACTAAATACAACCACGCCATTGACTGGGTCCATTTCCGTTTAAGAGTGAGCCGTTTTTACGGTTTCTATTTTGCTTCGGGTCGCGCGTCGGCAGCGGCCCCTTCGTCGCACTTCTTGCATTGCAGCAGATGCCCGATCATCCCCGCGCGGCCCGCGGCGGTTGTCACCCAAGGGCGATTCATCCACGGCGGCGTATGGCGAACGTGTTGATTGTGACCACATCCGAGCTGAGCGACCCAATCGCCCTCTTCATCGGTGTGGTATCCAGTGATCGGTTGCTGCATCGATCGTCGCAGAAGCATCGGGAGAGTGGTGGGGAAGCCGACGGCAAACGCATCTATTTAGCTTTGAATCGTTCGCTGGACAACCCGAGGTCTTTGGGGGAGCGCTCCAACCGAAAGCTGTTTCGGCGACGGCGATGCCTGCGGCGGCTGAGCGTCAACCGGCAACGGCGGCGAAATCGACCGATCACTTCGACAGCGAACACGGTTCGGATCGCGAAACAAAGCGCCAAGCGATCGCTCGATAAGGCTGTTTCCAAAAAACGTCGCCTGCTTGATTGCGCGAAGTGCAGTTACGGCCGAGTCTGGTTAGAATACGCGGCATGACAATTTTGTATTACGATCCGGTTTTCATGGAACACCTGACGGGCGACCATCCCGAACGGGGCGGGCGGATTCTGCCCGCGGTGCGGAACTTGAGCTTTCTCGCTTTGGATTCGGCTTGCAAACGTCCGGCTTGGGAATCGGTTTCGAAAGACCGTTTGTTCTACGTCCATCAACACAAATACATCGAAGCGCTGCAACAGATGGCCGAGACCGGTGGCGGGTTGATCGATACCGATACCGTCATCAGCCCGAAGTCTTATGAAGTCGCATTAAAGGCGACCGGAGCGGTTTGCGACGCGGTCTGTCGTGTTGTCGCCGGCGAAGACAAGACGGCGTTTTGTCTGATCCGGCCGCCAGGACATCACGCCATGCCCGACCACGGTATGGGGTTTTGCTTGTTCAACAATATCGCCGTCGGCGCCCGCGTTGCGACCAACGAACTTGGAATCGAGCGGGTGCTGATCGTCGACTTCGACGTCCATCACGGCAACGGAACCCAAGCGATGTTCTGGGATGCCGCCGACGTCGGCTATTATTCGATGCATCGATCTCCCTTATATCCGCACACCGGCGCGGCGGACGAAATCGGGGCTGGCCCAGGCAAGGGAACGACGATGAATCTGCCCGTCGCCTTGGGAACGCCGCGCGAAGAACAGCTCGAGACGTTCACCGCCAGCGTGCACGCGTTTGCCGACAAGATCAAGCCACAACTGGTGATGGTCAGCGCCGGCTTCGACGCTCATAAAGAGGATCCGATCGGATCGCTGGGGCTCGAGAGCGAAGACTTTCGAACGTTGACGCGCGTGCTGCTGGACGTCGCCGACAAACACTCCGGCGGCCGATTGGTCAGCGTTTTGGAAGGCGGCTACAACGCCGAAGCGATGGCCGAGTGTGTGCCGATCCACCTGGAACAACTGCTCGAAGCGTAAGCTCTCGGCAGCAAATCACTTTCAGTCGACGTTCAGTCGGCGTCCAGCAAGCTCTTCTTGACCATCACGGTATCAAACGATTTGGAGCGATCGATTTCGAAACCGCGTCGCTGGAACATCTGGATCATCCGATGGTTCGACGCGGCGGTCTCAGCAACGACCGATTGGATGTTCCAACGTTTGCAAATCGTCAGGCACTTATCGGTCATCAACGACCCGAGTCCGCGTCCCTGCCAGCGATCGGCAACCAGGATCGCAAATTCCGCTTCATAATGATCGGCGTCGGCGACAAACCTAGCAACGCCCGCGATCTGCTTGACGCCGTCTTCGATCACCTCGACCACGATCGCCAGTTCGCGGTCGTAATCGATGAAGCAAAATCGAGACGCCATCGTATGCGTGGCGGTGCGAAACATGTAGCGGAACCGCTGCTGGATCGTTTCGGCGGAACAGCTTTCGATCAACCGATGCCACATCGGTTCGTCTTCGGGTTTGATCGGTCGCAGCACGACGGGAGTGCCGTCTCGCAATTCGATGTTGCGAATGAACTCTTCCGGATAGGGGCGGATCGCCAGATGCGCGAAACGAGAACTCGATTTCCGACGCATCTTCCCATCGAGGATGATTCGCGAATCGAGAGCGATCACATCGCGGTCGCTCGCCAACAACGGGTTGATGTCGATTTCGGCGATCTCGGGGCACTCCACGATCAACTTCGACATCCGCAACAAGCATTCGACCAACAGATCGACGTTCACTCCGCGACGACCGCGGTAACCTTTCAACAGAGGCCACGATTGCAGCGACTCCAACATCCGCCGCGCCAGTCGCTCGTTCAGCGGCGGCAGTTCCATGGCGTAATCTTGAACCAACTCCGCCGTGATCCCTCCCGCACCAACCAACAGCACCGGTCCAAAGACGGGATCGCGCTTCGCACCGAGGATCAGTTCGCGGCTGAGCGACGCAACAACCATCGGTTGCACCGTCACCCCACCGAAATCAAAGTCGGACCGATGTTGTGCGACGCGGCGGCCGATCTCTTGGTACGCTTCGCGAACTCGGTCGCCGCTTGTCAGGTTCAGCTCCACGCCATCGACGTCGGTCTTGTGCATGATCTGCGGTGAATAGACCTTTAAGACGACGGGGTAACCGAGCCGATCAGCGATCGCAACGGCTTCCTCCTGCGATCGAGCGATCTCGGTCTCGGCGACTCGAAAGCCATAGTTCTTGAGCACCAACTTCGATTCGTATTCGCTCAGCGGCGTCCGCTCGTCGGGCCGCGCGTCCACCGCGTCGACGACACATTTTCGCCGCTCGGCTTCGTCGACAGGAAAGGTCAGTGGCACCTCCAGCGGCGTTTCGCACAACATCTCGCGGTTCCGGCCATAACGGACCAACTGCATAAAGACCCGCACGCATTTTTCGGGCGTCTCGTACACCGGGACGCCGGCCTGTGTCAGCCGACGAATTCCTTCGGCCACACGAGTGCAGCCCATCCACGACGCCAGGACAGGTTTTGTCGTCGATCTTGCGGCGGCGATCACTGCGTCGGCAACGCCGCTGGGATCGGTCGTCGCTTGCGGTGCCAGCAACACCAAAACAGCATCGACGTTGCGATCGCGGATCACGGTTTGCAGCGCCGAAGCGTACCGCTGATCGCTCGCATCGCCGATCACATCGACCGGGTTGCAACGCGACCAAGCGGCTGGCAATTGAGCGTCCAACGCTGCGATCGTCGCGTCGGACAGCGGCGCCAGCTTTCCGTTCCGCTGCAGCAACGCGTCGGTTGCCATCACGCCCGGGCCGCCCGCGTTGGTGACAATCGCCAACCGGTCGCCGCACGGCTTGGGGTGGCGAGCCAGAAATTCGGCGCTGTCGAAGAGGTCGTCCAGTTCGTTTGCGCGAACGATTCCCGCCCGCGCGAAGGCCGCTTCATAGGCGCTGTCGACGCCGACCATCGCACCGGTATGCGATGCCGCCGCCGCCGCGGAAGCGTCGAACCGCCCCGACTTAAACGCGATGATCGGTTTGGATTGCGTGAACGCGCGAGCTGCCGAAAGGAACGCGCGGGCTTCGGTCAACGATTCGACGTACAGCACGATCGACTCGGTCCACGGATCCTCAGCGAAATAATCGATCAGGTCGGCGATGGTCACATCGGCCATATTTCCGATCGAGACAAACTGAGAGAAACCGACGTTCTGGTTGATCGCCCATTCGAGGATCGGTGTGCAGAGTGCACCCGATTGCGAAATGAAAGCCACGTTGCCCGCCGGAGGCATCTCGCTGGCGAGGCTTGCGTTGAGATGCCGATGCGGCGAGATGATGCCAACACAATTGGGACCGATGATTTTTGTCCCGGGAAAGGTCTTCGCGACCGCAACGATTTCGTCCTGCAACCGAGCCCCTTCGGCTCCGACTTCGCAGAAGCCCGCCGACTGAATGATGATCCCGCGAATGCCCGCTTGGCCACACTGCTTGACGACATCGGGAACCGTTGCCGCCGGGGTGCAGATGATGGCCAGGTCGGCCACTTCGGGCAGCGCGGCGACCGATGCGAAACAGGCCAACTGCTGGATCGATTCGTAGTTCCGATTGACCGGGTAGATTCGTCCACCGAACCCACCATCGATCAGGTTCTTCAGCGACAACCTGCCGACGCTCTCCGGCCGCTCACTGGCACCGATCACCGCAATGCTCTTGGGTGAAAAGATCTTCTTGAGGTGCTTTGAGGTCATCGGTGGAGTTCTTTTCCAATCACTGCGGGGTCAAATTCCCAGTAGGCGTCGGATTGCCCGACGGTCGTCGGCGACGGCTGCGATGCGTTGGGCAGCCAATTGCGGATCGCGATGATCGATGTATTCCATGTGCACCGAAACGGGGATCCCCGCGATCGGATCTTTCCGCAGCGAATCATAAAAGCTGTCGGCGACCAGCCCCGATCCCAACGGAACGTTCTCGACCTTCGCTTCGTTCCACCGAAAATCTTTGCAATACAACGCGCCGACATGCGCGCGCAACATGCTCCAATGTATCGGCCACGACATGCCGGCTTCAACGGTAGCATGGCGGATGTCGAACGCGACGGCCAATTGTTCTTTCGGCTGATCGGCGGCAATCCGGTAGA from Rosistilla oblonga includes the following:
- a CDS encoding DUF3565 domain-containing protein produces the protein MLLRRSMQQPITGYHTDEEGDWVAQLGCGHNQHVRHTPPWMNRPWVTTAAGRAGMIGHLLQCKKCDEGAAADARPEAK
- the sugE gene encoding quaternary ammonium compound efflux SMR transporter SugE, yielding MAWLYLVIAGLLEVAWAIGLKQTEGWTRLVPSMITVVLMIASFYFLSHAIKEIPLGTGYAIWTGIGAVGTASLGILLFGEPATAVRIACIGLIIGGIVGLKLAA
- a CDS encoding histone deacetylase, with the translated sequence MTILYYDPVFMEHLTGDHPERGGRILPAVRNLSFLALDSACKRPAWESVSKDRLFYVHQHKYIEALQQMAETGGGLIDTDTVISPKSYEVALKATGAVCDAVCRVVAGEDKTAFCLIRPPGHHAMPDHGMGFCLFNNIAVGARVATNELGIERVLIVDFDVHHGNGTQAMFWDAADVGYYSMHRSPLYPHTGAADEIGAGPGKGTTMNLPVALGTPREEQLETFTASVHAFADKIKPQLVMVSAGFDAHKEDPIGSLGLESEDFRTLTRVLLDVADKHSGGRLVSVLEGGYNAEAMAECVPIHLEQLLEA
- a CDS encoding ECF-type sigma factor, yielding MKRDVTRILSAIHDGDRQAASELLPLVYEELRKLAASKMNQEKSGQTLQPTALVHEAFLRLVGGETPQEWDSRGHFFAAAAEAMRRILIDNARRRGRNKRGGDYVRQELHEESAFVDADDVDDLLALDDALNKLALEDADLAKLVELRYFTGLTIEETAQVLGQSSRTVKRHWAFARAWLQREINA
- a CDS encoding bifunctional acetate--CoA ligase family protein/GNAT family N-acetyltransferase; the protein is MTSKHLKKIFSPKSIAVIGASERPESVGRLSLKNLIDGGFGGRIYPVNRNYESIQQLACFASVAALPEVADLAIICTPAATVPDVVKQCGQAGIRGIIIQSAGFCEVGAEGARLQDEIVAVAKTFPGTKIIGPNCVGIISPHRHLNASLASEMPPAGNVAFISQSGALCTPILEWAINQNVGFSQFVSIGNMADVTIADLIDYFAEDPWTESIVLYVESLTEARAFLSAARAFTQSKPIIAFKSGRFDASAAAAASHTGAMVGVDSAYEAAFARAGIVRANELDDLFDSAEFLARHPKPCGDRLAIVTNAGGPGVMATDALLQRNGKLAPLSDATIAALDAQLPAAWSRCNPVDVIGDASDQRYASALQTVIRDRNVDAVLVLLAPQATTDPSGVADAVIAAARSTTKPVLASWMGCTRVAEGIRRLTQAGVPVYETPEKCVRVFMQLVRYGRNREMLCETPLEVPLTFPVDEAERRKCVVDAVDARPDERTPLSEYESKLVLKNYGFRVAETEIARSQEEAVAIADRLGYPVVLKVYSPQIMHKTDVDGVELNLTSGDRVREAYQEIGRRVAQHRSDFDFGGVTVQPMVVASLSRELILGAKRDPVFGPVLLVGAGGITAELVQDYAMELPPLNERLARRMLESLQSWPLLKGYRGRRGVNVDLLVECLLRMSKLIVECPEIAEIDINPLLASDRDVIALDSRIILDGKMRRKSSSRFAHLAIRPYPEEFIRNIELRDGTPVVLRPIKPEDEPMWHRLIESCSAETIQQRFRYMFRTATHTMASRFCFIDYDRELAIVVEVIEDGVKQIAGVARFVADADHYEAEFAILVADRWQGRGLGSLMTDKCLTICKRWNIQSVVAETAASNHRMIQMFQRRGFEIDRSKSFDTVMVKKSLLDAD
- a CDS encoding YitT family protein, which translates into the protein MIVSAGLLYAIALKYFVLPSKVILTGSEGIAAALSYYFENYSLFIVLYLVFQAALLAFAFARVGRTFALRSLIVVGTVVLALAGLPELQFASPEPQNERIILVIFGGLLAGFAKALAFKNRGSTGDEDILGAYFAMKYLKPVGSIAIFAAVGSTAFGLGMELLKHGHIESVVNTLMYTCIYIFASAETLNNLYHKFKITMLVIITRNQEAIGEAITATSAHRTYTVQPGIGGHSGESFWMVRTIITQEELPHLVDAVEESDPSSFHYNYDIEGISRRYYITPIS